The genomic stretch CTCTTACATTCTAGAACTTATAGAGGGGAGTGaatacacaatattttgaacaggaacccaatTCCGGAAACGTGCCGATTCCGTTCCataacggtttcaattcagatgtgtaacgcgtcagGGAAAGGGAAAAGTCTCAGAATTGTCTGTCTTGACATGCAATAGGGTAGAgaagatgacgtgtactacgtcagacggtcacctgatgtcacatACCGTCTTCCTTGCTACGATATTTGCGAGACTCCTGTGGTGACTGAGGAAGGTCCGCtgccacgagttctggccgctgcaccagAAACTGAAGAGCCGCCAGGTGGAATGGACCATGCATGCCAGTTGCatgccagttgctgcactacggcgggcgAAAGGAAGAAACGTCCTCAGTCTCTTTTCCTCATGGACTACCTGTTGCGTCCAGTGAGCAGTCTAGATGCTCAGTGACACTGGAGACTGGATAAGGTCCGTCCAGTCAGCCGCTGTAGACATGCCTAACTGGTAGTTTGAAAGAATTATGGAGTTCTGTCGGGAAATAATCGAACAAAGACAAGAGCTGAATAACTACAATCTTTAATCGTTCGTCTGGGAACTGGATAATCACTTGAGAGAAAGTACACTACTCCTGATTGCAGAATCCAATGGAGGGAGGTACGCGGCTGACTACAACCGCGAACAGAGCAGAGGGAATACTAAAAGTCCAGAACCAAGGCCTGACCTACACAGACGTCTCTCGTGGACCGCCGTCTGTACTCAACTCTCCAATGGCCTTCGCCGCCCCGTCCTTTTATCTGTGGTGCAGGCTGCGTCACCCTTCCACGTTTTCGGTTCTGAACACCGCCCCGCGTGGCCTCGTGTGACCATATACGATCATCACCAACGGACTACCGTGCTTCGCGGCTCTCTACGTGTCCTCATGTGATAAATCGTGAGTCTATGTAACATTTCTAGCCAACATCCACAACAAACCAACGCCGTTCCTGTGGTTTCTCCTTTGTATTCTGTATGctttctacactgaagaaccaaagaatctggtacacctgcctaatatcgtgtaggaccgctgcgatcacgcagaagtactgcaacacgatttggcatggactcgactaatgtctggagctgaggcaatgaatccgtaagagtacgagggagtggagatctcttctgtacagcacgttgcaaggcatcccagatgtgttcaataatgttcatgtctgtggagttcggtgaccagcggaagtgtttaaacacagaatagtgttcctggagccgctctgtagcaattacgGACATTTggagtgtcgcgttgtcctgctggaattgtccaagtccatgagaatgcacaatgaacatgaatggatgcaggtgatcagacaggatgcttacgtacgtgtcacctgtcagggtcgtatctatacgtatcagtgatcccatattactccaaccgccacgccccacacctttatagaacctgcaccagcttgaacaatctcctactgacatacagtgtccatggattcataagtttGTCTGTAtacccgtgccggccgcggtggtctcgcggttctaggcgcgcagtccggaaccgtgcgactgctacggtcgcaggttcgaatcctgcctcgggcatggatgtgtgtgatgtccttaggttagttaggtttaagtagttctaagttctaggggactaatgaccacagcagttgagtcccatagtgctcagagccatttgaaccattttttgtataccCGTacatgagacctgagtttctcctggcgtacacAACTTTCatataacttccgggaattcagccaggtaacacctgGCCTCCGACATtgcggcgggagaacaccccgccattttcaatgcAAActacagtttgccttgaaaatggccgggtgttctcccgccgaaatatcggcggtcgctgaatgtGTTACCTGCCTGAATACGCGGAAGTTATTtgaatacccgtacacgtccatcagctcgacacaatttgaagtgagactcgtcccaccaggcaacatgtttccagtcaccaccAGTCCAATGCCGATgcccatattgatgacgtttcgtAGAATGGGTCGCAAGCTGACGCTTGTCGATGCCCCAGCATTTAAATTTGCTGAAGGATtgaacttctgtcatgttgaacgattctcgtcagtcgtcgttggcgctgttcttgcgggatcttttttccGGTCTTATCGACGTCGCAGTTTTGACGTTTTACGGGTTTCCTAATACCCACggcacagtcgtgaaatggtcgtacgagaaaatccccacttcatcgctacctctgagatgctgtgtcccatcgctcgtgtgctgactgtaacatcaatttccaactcacttaaatcttgatatcctgccattccagcagcagtaaccgatctaacaactacagcagacacttgttgtcttgtatagggcgttatcgaccacagcgccgtattctgcctgtttacgtatctctgtatttgaactagcatgcccataccagtttctttggcgcttcagtgtagaaaactTGTTGGTTCTGGCTGCTGTTCTGTTGCCTTTAACTagctccattttttttattttttttattttttagatatgcggtgtggtgtcaccgccagccaccacacatgctaggtggtagctttaaatcggccgcggtccattagtacatgtcggacccgcgtgtcgccactgtcagtgattgcagaccgagcgccaccacacggcaggtctcgagagacttactagcactcgccccagttgtatggacgacttagctagcgatgcaacactgacgaagcctcgtttatttgcagagaagatagttagaatagccttcagctaagtcaatggctacgacctagcaaggcgccatagcaattgatagttatcgtatgaagcatgtctcatcaagaacgatgtatacaaatgatggattaaagttaagtattccagtagctacgtacttttctttatagcattcattacgtatcctgtttcagacctcacgccaccctgcgtgagttagcgcgtgcatcttggccgccttttacaattagtgtgcgtagtgttggcaagtctgccgacactacatgcGGCATACTCTCAACCAGAAACTTAGACAGTGCTTCGATTACATGATGGATGGAAATAACGACTACagagttaaatatcaaataattgtttatttcataattatgatgtgattttcaatttttttttacatttatgattTCCTTGCGAACAATGAGGGTGCATACAGCGTGTCGTTGCGAAGTTGATGATGTCGCGTGCCCAGTAGTGCTGGGGGTGGAGGGCGGTGTAGTGGTGCGTCTGAGTTTAGTGGTGACCGTAGCCGTAGCCGTAGCTACCGAGGCTGTAGCCTCCCAGGCCGCCGTAGTGGCCCAGGCTCAGGCTGGGGGCGGCGTAGCTGATGGCGGGGGCGGCGGCCACCTTAGcgatggcgggggcggcgtagCTGATGGCCGGCGCGGCGGCGTAGCTcactgcgggggcggcggcgtaGCTCACCGCGGGGGCGGCGGCGTAGCTCACCGCGGGGGCGGCGACAGCGGCCACCTTGGCGACGGCGGGGGCGACGGCCACTGCGGGGGCGGCGGCCACTGCGGGGGCGTAGTGCGTCGTGGAGTAGCTGACGCGGGACACGCTGGAgacggctgcgggggcggcggcgacgGCCACCTTAGCCACGGCGGGGGCGACGGCGACAGCGGGGGCGGCTGCCACGGCGGGGGTGGCGTAGctgacggcgggggcggcggcgatggcgggggcggcgtagctgacagcgggggcggcggcgatggcgggggcggcgtagCTCACCTGCGGGCGTCACCACAAATCAGTCAGCAACACTGGCTTCTAATAAACACTGCTGTTGTGCTGTACCAGCAACCAGATGGCACATTTCACGTGAGAGCGACAATTAGTCTGGGATACACAAAGGTATTGTTTCACTGCTTGCTGTGTAAGGCCGTTTCACAACGGGCCACAGGCAAGGGACAGCGCTTCTCGTTGAATCGCAGGAATAGATTCCATATTTATTACATGATTCTCGTAGAGTTCAGGAAATGAATGTCTGCGATGGTGTTAAAGTTCAGATTTGGCACTGACGAACGAGACGGTAAGTAGTGTCCTTTTTTTAAAAGATTTGTTCCTGTTTCTCTATTAATTTGGTTCTTTACAACGTTACATTTCAAAGTTCGTTGCGCTGCACCAGAGAAATGCCCAAAATTTTGAAGCTCCATTTGAACATCGCCTGATTTTAAACACTTAACATGCCCTAGAATTTTATAAGTCACTTATTTGTTCAATTATTAGTCTAGTTGATCATATTATTGATTCTAATGTTAGAAACATCTCaggttttattgattggcgactccatggagtgtcctgcgCACCACGACCAGATTTTCTGTTTcatactctctgatcgttatgtgaaaaaaattttaacttctagcactgaggatggtcactaagtgaccgaaaatcgattttgcggttaataaaacaaaaaaatacgaccaatgctgtctctccttctaagtataCCTCAGGTTCTGTTCTTGGTAATTGTCATACTTCACTCGGCTGCCACCTGTACTCAGTTTATGTACAGCTGTCACTATCACATTGTCGACAATGCCTATTACGGTCTGGTCTTCAGCAAAAGGTGCAGTTGTAAAATTTACATTGTTGAGTAAGAGTGTCGTTTTCAGTTTTGAACCTACTTTTGTGATCGCGTCAGTATAAAAATCGAAAAGTGTGCGATACACTCATGCGTGGACATACTCGTGTGACCGAGTGAGGTGGTTGGTAGTTAGGCACAGTGgctccgcattcgggaggacgactgttcgaaTCCCCGTCTGGTCATCCTGATGTCAGTTTTACGCCCTTTTCCTAAATTTCTAAAGACAAAATTCTGGGATGGTTTCCTTGAAAACGGTACagtaccgatttccttccccttccttccacaATCCGACTTTACGCTCTATCCCTAATGACATAACTGTTGACAGTCCGTTTGAAtccagccttccttctttcctgtcACTTGTGTGATTCGTTGGACAGTGTTCGCTTCGATTGATTCAACTTTCAGAGAATGAATTTTTATCTTGTCATTCACATACATGGACTGAACAGATGCTTGAGTTTCGTATTgttctgtgtcgtgtgtgtgtgtgtgtgtttagggcaTTTTTATACAGTTAGAATATAAGTTTTATTTCTCGTCACTTTTATCCACATTCGTCTCATACAATTTTACTATGGGCTTTAAAGACCTTGCAGTCATGGACTCAAACgtatcatcaatatcatcatcatcgtcgtcgtctcATCAGTGCTttgaaattccttttttttttttagagtaagTATTGTTTCGCCAGGTCAGATTCTTCTTGTAGTGTATGAACACATGTTAAATGTCTCGTAGGGCGTTTTGCAGTTGCGTGCCTGAATGAAATCTTCACGGATTTCAAGCTGCGTCACTTCGAACAGTACTCGAGCTCTCGACAGCTGTCTCCACCATCGTCATCAGAAGTAAAATCCGGACCTGCTATGAACTGCTTCTCTTGCGTGCGACACTGCACCCTCTTTGGAAGGATCCAGGCGCTGCTGTCCTGCCTACGTAAGCGGAACCTCATATCAGCcgcggcggccggccgaagtggccgtgcggttaaaggcgctgcagtctggaaccgcaagaccgctacggtcgcaggttcgaatcctgcctcgggcatggatgtttgtgatgtccttaggttagttaggtttaactagttctaagttctaggggactcatgacctcagcagttgagtcccatagtgctcagagccatttgaaccatcagccgcGGCAGAAAGTAGTTTtcactcctgatgacgatggcgaaGACATCGAAAGTGGGAGTGTTTTATTCGAACTGACCGGGCCTGGTAACCGAGAAGGTGTTTTTCGGACATATAAGACGGACAAATTAAGCTTTCTTCTTGTTTTCACTTATTTGTGTAAGTCTAAAAATACTGTCTGAATATTATCTTCTCATTCTGAATCCATGCTAGGCGTATGAAATTCGTATGTACAGTTTTCAAAGGTGTTCTATTCATCCAACTAGAAGGGCTAGAGCTGTACGGAAGTAAAAGAATGTGCTAAATTAGAATAGACGTGGAAGATGTTATCAGACTGGTGGAAAGACTGATGAGTTAATGTTGGTATTCAGTTTCTACTTTGAAGTTTCAAGTAATCGTGACGGCCACACATGAGAGACGGGTGTCAGGTGGTACTCACTGCAGGTGCCGCGTACGAGATGGCGGGCGCCGCTGCGGCGATCCCGATTCCGTGACCGAATCCTCCGTATCCTCCATATCCTCCGTAGCCTCCGTATCCCAGACCCAGCAGGCCTCTCTTCTCCTGCTTCTTCTCCTCCTCAGCAAAGGCGATGGTCGCGAGGGCGACGACGAAAATGGCCTGTGGACAGAAGAAGGATCAGTCTGCGTAGTGGGTACAGAGGCAGAGGGTCATAATACAACGTTACTTACAAAAATAAATATccaatttcacacttt from Schistocerca serialis cubense isolate TAMUIC-IGC-003099 chromosome 10, iqSchSeri2.2, whole genome shotgun sequence encodes the following:
- the LOC126425260 gene encoding cuticle protein 16.5-like, which codes for MKVLAIFVVALATIAFAEEEKKQEKRGLLGLGYGGYGGYGGYGGFGHGIGIAAAAPAISYAAPAVSYAAPAIAAAPAVSYAAPAIAAAPAVSYATPAVAAAPAVAVAPAVAKVAVAAAPAAVSSVSRVSYSTTHYAPAVAAAPAVAVAPAVAKVAAVAAPAVSYAAAPAVSYAAAPAVSYAAAPAISYAAPAIAKVAAAPAISYAAPSLSLGHYGGLGGYSLGSYGYGYGHH